Proteins from one Streptococcus mitis B6 genomic window:
- a CDS encoding glycosyltransferase, translating into MNDKITVIVPVYNVENYLRKCLDSIIAQTYKNIEIIVVNDGSTDTSGEICKEFVEIDHRIIYIEQENAGLSAARNTGLENMSGDYVTFVDSDDWIELDYVETLYKKIVEYQADIAVGNYYSFNESEGMFYFHILGDSYYEKVYDNVSIFENLYESQEMKNFSLISAWGKLYKAGLFEQLRFDMGKLGEDGYLNQKIYLLAEKIVYIHKGIYSYRIRNNSLSRTWTEKWMHALVDAMSERITLLSSLGYPLEKHLAIYRQMLEGSLSNGKVSGLEETPTYKEFETKKYLLDKLEKTKNTQKKAIVLAANYAYVDQVLTTIKSICYHNRFMRFYLINSDFPNEWIKQLNKRLEKFDSEIINCRVTSEQISRYKTDISYTVFLRYFVADFVQEDKALYLDCDLLVTKNLDDLFATDLQDYPLAAVRDFGGRAYFGQEIFNAGVLLINNILWKQENMSQRLIDLTNEWHDKVEQADQSILNMLFEHKWLELDFDYNHIVIHKQFTDYQLPVGQDYPAIIHYLSHRKPWKDLAAQTYRDVWWYYHGLEWTELGQNHHLHPLQKSHLYPIKEPFTCLIYTASDHIEQIETLVQSLPEIQFKIAARVMVSDRLSQMTVHPNVTIFNGIHYLLDVDNELVETSKVLLDINHGEKTEEILNQFARLGKPILSFENTKSYEVGQEVYAVDQVQAMIEKLREISK; encoded by the coding sequence GTGAATGATAAAATAACGGTCATTGTACCGGTATACAATGTAGAAAACTATCTAAGAAAATGCCTAGATAGTATTATTGCTCAAACATATAAAAATATCGAGATAATTGTCGTAAATGATGGTTCTACTGATACTTCAGGTGAGATTTGTAAAGAATTTGTAGAAATAGATCACCGAATTATCTATATAGAACAAGAAAATGCTGGTCTTTCTGCTGCACGAAATACTGGTCTGGAAAATATGTCCGGAGATTATGTGACTTTTGTTGACTCGGATGATTGGATTGAGTTAGATTATGTAGAAACTCTATACAAAAAAATAGTAGAGTATCAGGCTGATATTGCAGTTGGTAATTACTATTCTTTCAACGAAAGCGAAGGAATGTTTTACTTTCATATATTAGGGGACTCCTATTATGAAAAAGTATATGACAATGTTTCTATCTTTGAGAACTTGTATGAATCCCAAGAAATGAAGAATTTTTCTTTGATATCTGCTTGGGGTAAACTTTATAAGGCAGGATTGTTCGAGCAGTTACGCTTCGACATGGGTAAATTAGGAGAGGACGGTTACCTCAATCAAAAGATTTATTTGTTGGCAGAAAAAATTGTTTATATCCATAAAGGAATCTATTCTTATCGCATCAGAAATAATAGTTTATCTAGGACTTGGACAGAAAAGTGGATGCATGCCTTGGTTGATGCCATGTCTGAACGTATCACTCTATTATCTAGTCTAGGATATCCTTTAGAAAAACATTTAGCTATTTATCGTCAGATGTTAGAAGGAAGTCTTTCTAATGGGAAGGTCAGTGGCTTAGAAGAAACTCCTACCTATAAAGAATTTGAGACAAAAAAATATCTACTAGACAAACTTGAAAAAACTAAGAATACACAAAAGAAAGCCATTGTCCTAGCGGCGAATTACGCCTATGTAGATCAAGTTTTGACTACTATCAAATCTATTTGTTACCACAATCGCTTCATGCGTTTTTATCTCATTAATAGCGATTTTCCTAATGAATGGATCAAACAATTAAATAAGCGTTTAGAAAAGTTTGATTCAGAAATTATTAATTGTCGGGTAACTTCTGAGCAGATTTCAAGGTATAAGACAGATATCAGTTATACAGTATTTTTACGCTATTTCGTAGCTGATTTCGTGCAAGAAGACAAGGCCCTCTACTTGGACTGTGATTTACTTGTAACGAAAAATCTGGACGACTTGTTTGCTACTGATTTACAAGATTATCCTTTGGCTGCTGTTAGAGATTTCGGGGGAAGAGCCTATTTCGGTCAGGAAATTTTTAATGCTGGGGTTCTCTTGATCAATAATATTTTGTGGAAACAAGAAAACATGTCCCAACGCTTGATAGATTTGACAAATGAGTGGCATGATAAGGTGGAACAGGCTGATCAGAGCATCTTGAATATGCTTTTTGAACATAAATGGCTGGAATTGGATTTTGATTATAATCATATTGTCATTCATAAGCAGTTCACTGATTATCAGTTGCCTGTAGGTCAGGATTATCCTGCTATTATTCATTATCTTTCTCATCGGAAACCGTGGAAAGATTTGGCAGCTCAAACCTATCGTGATGTCTGGTGGTATTATCATGGACTTGAATGGACAGAATTGGGACAAAATCATCATTTACATCCATTACAAAAATCTCACCTTTATCCTATAAAGGAACCGTTCACTTGTCTCATCTATACAGCTTCAGACCATATTGAACAAATTGAAACATTGGTTCAGTCTTTACCAGAGATTCAATTTAAAATCGCAGCTAGAGTCATGGTCAGCGACCGATTGTCTCAAATGACGGTTCATCCAAATGTGACTATTTTTAATGGCATCCATTATTTACTTGATGTAGATAATGAATTGGTAGAAACCAGTAAAGTACTTTTAGATATTAATCATGGTGAAAAGACAGAGGAAATTCTCAACCAATTTGCAAGACTTGGGAAACCTATTTTATCTTTTGAAAACACCAAATCCTACGAAGTAGGTCAGGAGGTATATGCTGTTGACCAAGTTCAAGCAATGATTGAAAAATTAAGAGAAATAAGCAAATGA
- a CDS encoding accessory Sec-dependent serine-rich glycoprotein adhesin, with translation MFFRRQKGEYRETDRVTRYKLIKSGKHWLRASTSLFGLFKVLRGGVDTSQVATEVVEDKVNPSITGLDIIKGLAATGAVLGGAVATQTKVFANEAVAVEKTLENPDLLVTNDTVVLGTTSVSNSENSASLSTSLSESTSMSESVSKSSSASASMSTSASVSASTSNSASTSASVSNSTSISQSTGEPGSFSLVASLSGEQNTSATATDRDASVSKESTGLKIDSALLKATEIDGKVSASAAQSTSTTTSIVGVTAGAIATAEVSAKQQDENRKKLTKLSAEMGEYLAKAVGLPNTDSAITKVNSAVTEIEKALADPTSDLTAVVQKATVARNSIANAVLRAHSGARDARNGKPMLRDASLRASWAPQQGDGRMNVSSPTATFDKATGIATYTMNVHADSALSHVGVKIEVGKGGHVQSATFNGSSMEKTYAHGSEAGFSYRHGQNRNLEGQVVVRVKYDNNVPTATANMQVQVSSAPIYENTPGNGSAVQSASVPTGYRQQTTNTNTNSTFRFNVTAYKEVFNGDVIGDKVGLEGVNTNSGRVKYMNIENRDVIPGVSYLGPNNNEKLNRPAVTARLEGTVGGNNASAEVGKTYVYRFVGTNYSGAQASANVGYYIKGFNERHDIQSGNTVQVSDLDHLTPDEVKEVYNNFVGKQSNLTDLSKNGDLAPNIAEASQTTNPDGSFTLSYPGTKSKIDVATDGTITVTYRDGSTSVINASLEKEKIPPVITVTATRNGKPLAAETGGIAGDKYYYYYAGDDIGFEMKAVDNKGKLSEFKLVAQADGNRPASEMAQNIFGDKNYGTGTATSLSDPNGNLVATESNPAVITATGHMKDDLTYAPKNEWRRNAVATDKAGNVTIPGDNSTGNFFIKQGKLADIMDGVGPSETFQVENISRLNSQEKDRILAAVEKLNNKKEKRIESFTVSDNGTVTITYKDRTTDTVTIKVSDSDYKSRSASTSLSKSSSISASTSASKSASTSASKSTSVSASKSASTSASQSASTSASKSASTSASQSASTSASKSASTSASQSASTSASKSASTSASQSASTSASKSASTSASQSASTSASKSASTSASQSASTSASKSASTSASQSASTSASKSASTSASQSASTSASKSASTSASQSASTSASKSASTKASQSASTSASQSASTSASKSASTSASQSASTSASKSASTSASQSASTSASKSASTSASQSASTSASKSASTSASQSASTSASKSASTSASQSASTSASKSASTSASQSASTSASKSASTSASQSASTSASKSASTSASQSASTSASKSASTSASASASTSASESASTSASASASTSASESASTSASASASTSASESASTSASASASTSASESASTSASASASTSASESASTSASASASTSASESASTSASASASTSASESASTSASASASTSASESASTSASASASTSASESASTSASASASTSASESASTSASASASTSASESASTSASASASTSASESASTSASESASTSASESASTSASASASTSASESASTSASASASTSASASTNSSNSVNHSNSQVGNRSESSGKSQKELPNTGTKSSTGSVLLGALAAVTGIGLVAKRRKRDEEE, from the coding sequence ATGTTTTTTAGACGTCAAAAAGGTGAGTATAGAGAAACCGATCGAGTGACACGGTATAAGTTAATAAAATCAGGAAAACATTGGTTGCGAGCTTCAACCTCTCTTTTTGGTTTGTTCAAGGTCTTGCGTGGTGGTGTAGATACATCTCAAGTTGCGACTGAAGTAGTAGAGGATAAAGTGAATCCGTCTATTACAGGTCTGGATATTATCAAGGGACTTGCCGCCACAGGGGCTGTTTTAGGGGGTGCTGTGGCTACTCAAACAAAAGTGTTTGCAAATGAAGCAGTAGCTGTGGAAAAAACACTAGAAAACCCCGATCTTTTGGTCACAAATGATACAGTAGTTTTGGGTACGACATCAGTAAGTAATTCAGAGAATTCTGCTAGCTTGTCTACTTCTTTGAGCGAAAGCACTTCGATGTCAGAATCTGTATCTAAGAGTTCGTCAGCCAGTGCTTCGATGAGTACTTCTGCAAGTGTCTCAGCAAGTACTTCTAATAGTGCTTCTACAAGTGCATCTGTCAGCAACTCTACTAGTATTAGTCAATCAACAGGTGAGCCGGGTAGTTTCTCGTTGGTGGCTAGTCTATCGGGTGAACAGAACACTTCTGCGACAGCAACTGACCGAGATGCTTCTGTATCAAAAGAATCAACTGGCCTTAAAATTGATTCTGCTCTACTAAAGGCAACTGAAATTGATGGGAAGGTTAGTGCGAGTGCTGCTCAATCAACTTCTACCACGACTAGTATTGTAGGAGTTACTGCTGGCGCTATCGCAACAGCGGAAGTTTCAGCTAAGCAACAGGACGAAAATCGTAAGAAGTTGACAAAACTTTCAGCTGAGATGGGTGAGTACCTAGCTAAAGCTGTTGGCTTACCAAATACTGACTCAGCTATCACTAAGGTCAACTCTGCGGTAACTGAAATTGAAAAAGCCTTGGCTGACCCGACTAGTGATTTAACAGCAGTGGTGCAAAAAGCAACCGTAGCTCGTAATTCCATTGCCAATGCTGTTTTGAGAGCCCATTCAGGTGCGCGTGATGCACGAAATGGGAAACCGATGTTGCGCGATGCTTCTCTTCGAGCAAGTTGGGCTCCTCAGCAGGGCGATGGCCGTATGAATGTAAGTAGTCCAACTGCTACTTTTGATAAGGCTACTGGTATCGCTACTTACACTATGAATGTCCATGCTGATAGTGCTTTGAGTCATGTCGGTGTAAAAATCGAAGTCGGTAAAGGTGGACATGTCCAAAGTGCGACCTTTAACGGTAGTTCAATGGAAAAAACATATGCACATGGTTCAGAGGCAGGTTTTAGTTATCGTCATGGCCAAAACAGGAACTTAGAGGGACAAGTTGTAGTAAGGGTTAAATACGATAATAATGTTCCGACTGCGACTGCCAATATGCAGGTTCAAGTAAGTTCTGCTCCTATTTATGAAAATACTCCAGGGAATGGTTCGGCAGTTCAATCGGCAAGTGTTCCAACTGGATATAGACAACAAACTACCAATACGAATACCAACTCAACATTCCGTTTTAATGTTACTGCCTATAAAGAAGTTTTTAATGGTGATGTCATTGGGGATAAGGTAGGTTTAGAAGGAGTAAATACTAATTCAGGCCGCGTTAAGTATATGAACATCGAGAATCGTGATGTAATTCCTGGGGTGAGTTATCTAGGTCCTAACAATAATGAAAAATTAAACAGACCAGCTGTAACTGCTCGATTGGAGGGAACGGTTGGTGGAAACAATGCTTCAGCTGAAGTTGGAAAAACATATGTTTATCGTTTTGTAGGAACTAATTATTCTGGTGCCCAAGCTTCTGCTAATGTAGGCTACTATATCAAAGGTTTCAACGAACGTCATGATATCCAAAGTGGTAATACTGTTCAGGTTTCTGATTTGGACCATTTGACACCAGATGAAGTTAAGGAAGTTTATAATAATTTTGTTGGAAAACAATCGAATTTAACTGATTTATCAAAAAATGGAGATCTTGCTCCAAATATTGCTGAAGCAAGTCAAACGACCAATCCAGATGGTAGCTTTACGCTGTCTTACCCTGGTACTAAATCTAAAATTGATGTTGCAACAGATGGTACCATCACGGTTACTTATCGTGACGGTTCTACAAGTGTCATCAATGCTTCTTTAGAGAAGGAAAAAATACCTCCAGTAATAACCGTTACTGCGACCCGTAATGGTAAACCTCTAGCTGCAGAAACAGGAGGTATAGCAGGAGATAAATATTACTATTATTATGCAGGTGATGATATCGGTTTTGAAATGAAAGCCGTAGATAATAAGGGAAAACTGAGTGAGTTTAAACTTGTAGCACAGGCTGATGGTAATAGACCAGCGTCAGAAATGGCTCAAAACATCTTTGGAGATAAAAATTATGGGACCGGGACAGCTACTTCTCTATCAGATCCAAATGGGAATCTCGTTGCGACTGAGTCTAATCCGGCAGTCATAACTGCAACTGGGCATATGAAAGATGATTTGACTTATGCTCCTAAAAATGAATGGCGCCGTAATGCAGTAGCAACAGATAAAGCAGGGAACGTTACGATTCCGGGAGATAACAGTACAGGAAACTTCTTTATTAAACAAGGCAAATTGGCGGATATTATGGATGGTGTAGGGCCTTCTGAAACTTTCCAAGTAGAAAATATCTCTCGATTGAACTCTCAAGAAAAAGATCGTATATTGGCTGCTGTTGAAAAACTAAACAATAAGAAGGAAAAGCGCATTGAATCCTTCACTGTTAGCGACAATGGTACAGTCACTATTACGTATAAAGATAGGACTACAGATACGGTAACTATAAAAGTGTCTGATAGTGATTATAAGAGTAGAAGTGCTTCTACTAGTCTAAGTAAAAGTTCTTCAATCAGTGCCTCAACGAGTGCGTCTAAGTCCGCATCGACCAGTGCGAGCAAGAGTACCTCAGTAAGTGCATCTAAATCTGCATCGACCAGCGCGAGCCAAAGTGCTTCAACAAGTGCGTCTAAGTCCGCATCGACAAGTGCGAGCCAAAGTGCTTCAACGAGCGCGTCTAAATCCGCATCAACAAGCGCAAGCCAAAGTGCTTCAACGAGCGCGTCTAAGTCTGCGTCAACAAGCGCAAGCCAAAGTGCTTCAACGAGCGCGTCTAAGTCCGCGTCAACAAGCGCAAGCCAAAGTGCTTCAACGAGCGCGTCTAAGTCCGCGTCAACAAGCGCAAGCCAAAGTGCTTCAACAAGCGCGTCTAAGTCCGCATCGACAAGCGCAAGCCAAAGTGCTTCAACAAGCGCGTCTAAGTCCGCATCGACAAGCGCAAGCCAAAGTGCCTCAACGAGTGCGTCTAAATCCGCATCGACAAGTGCGAGCCAAAGTGCTTCAACAAGTGCGTCTAAGTCCGCGTCTACTAAGGCAAGTCAATCCGCATCGACAAGTGCGAGTCAAAGTGCTTCAACAAGTGCATCTAAGTCCGCATCGACAAGCGCAAGCCAAAGTGCCTCAACGAGTGCGTCTAAATCCGCATCAACAAGTGCAAGTCAAAGTGCCTCAACGAGTGCGTCTAAGTCCGCATCGACAAGTGCGAGCCAAAGTGCTTCAACGAGCGCGTCTAAATCCGCATCAACAAGCGCAAGCCAAAGTGCTTCAACGAGCGCGTCTAAGTCTGCGTCAACAAGCGCAAGCCAAAGTGCTTCAACGAGCGCGTCTAAGTCCGCGTCAACAAGCGCAAGCCAAAGTGCCTCAACGAGTGCGTCTAAGTCCGCGTCAACAAGTGCAAGTCAAAGCGCCTCAACGAGCGCGTCTAAGTCCGCGTCAACAAGTGCAAGTCAAAGTGCCTCAACGAGTGCGTCTAAATCCGCATCAACAAGTGCTTCAGCCTCAGCAAGCACATCAGCTTCTGAGTCAGCCTCAACAAGTGCTTCAGCATCAGCAAGCACAAGCGCATCTGAGTCAGCCTCAACAAGTGCTTCAGCCTCAGCAAGCACAAGCGCATCAGAGTCAGCCTCAACAAGTGCTTCAGCCTCAGCAAGCACATCAGCATCTGAGTCCGCCTCAACAAGTGCGTCAGCCTCAGCAAGCACATCGGCATCTGAATCAGCGTCAACGTCTGCTTCAGCTTCAGCAAGCACAAGCGCATCAGAGTCCGCATCAACAAGTGCGTCAGCCTCAGCAAGTACATCGGCCTCTGAATCAGCGTCAACAAGTGCTTCAGCTTCAGCAAGCACAAGCGCATCTGAGTCAGCCTCAACAAGTGCTTCAGCATCAGCAAGCACATCGGCCTCTGAATCAGCCTCAACAAGTGCTTCAGCCTCAGCAAGCACAAGCGCATCTGAATCAGCCTCAACGTCTGCTTCAGCCTCAGCAAGCACATCGGCCTCTGAATCAGCGTCAACGTCTGCTTCAGCTTCAGCAAGCACATCAGCATCTGAATCAGCATCAACAAGCGCAAGCGAATCAGCAAGCACATCGGCCTCTGAATCAGCCTCAACAAGTGCTTCAGCCTCAGCAAGTACATCGGCATCTGAGTCAGCCTCAACAAGTGCTTCAGCCTCAGCAAGCACATCGGCCTCAGCAAGCACCAACTCTTCAAATTCAGTAAACCATTCGAACTCACAAGTTGGAAATAGATCTGAATCATCAGGTAAATCACAAAAAGAATTACCAAATACAGGTACTAAGTCATCAACTGGATCTGTGTTACTTGGAGCTCTAGCAGCTGTTACAGGTATTGGATTGGTTGCGAAACGTCGTAAGCGGGATGAAGAAGAGTAA
- a CDS encoding peptide chain release factor 3, translating to MNIQEEIKKRRTFAIISHPDAGKTTITEQLLYFGGEIREAGTVKGKKTGTFAKSDWMDIEKQRGISVTSSVMQFDYDDKRVNILDTPGHEDFSEDTYRTLMAVDAAVMVVDSAKGIEAQTKKLFEVVKHRGIPVFTFMNKLDRDGREPLDLLQELEEVLGIASYPMNWPIGMGKAFEGLYDLYNQRLELYKGDERFASLEDGDKLFGSNPFYEQVKDDIELLNEAGNEFSEEAILAGELTPVFFGSALTNFGVQTFLETFLKFAPEPHGHKKTDGEIVDPYDKDFSGFVFKIQANMDPRHRDRIAFVRIVSGEFERGMSVNLPRTGKGAKLSNVTQFMAESRENVTNAVAGDIIGVYDTGTYQVGDTLTVGKNKFEFEPLPTFTPEIFMKVSAKNVMKQKSFHKGIEQLVQEGAIQLYKNYQTGEYMLGAVGQLQFEVFKHRMEGEYNAEVVMSPMGKKTVRWIKPEDLDERMSSSRNILAKDRFDQPVFLFENDFALRWFADKYPDVELEEKM from the coding sequence CGTACTTTTGCCATCATCTCCCACCCTGACGCGGGGAAAACAACCATCACTGAGCAACTGCTCTACTTTGGGGGCGAGATTCGTGAGGCTGGTACTGTAAAAGGGAAGAAAACAGGGACTTTTGCCAAGTCTGACTGGATGGATATCGAGAAGCAACGTGGGATTTCCGTTACTTCATCTGTGATGCAGTTTGACTACGATGATAAGCGCGTCAATATCCTCGACACCCCAGGGCACGAGGATTTCTCAGAAGATACCTATCGTACCTTGATGGCGGTGGATGCTGCAGTCATGGTTGTGGACTCTGCCAAGGGTATCGAGGCCCAAACTAAGAAATTATTTGAAGTTGTCAAACACCGTGGCATTCCCGTCTTTACCTTTATGAACAAGCTAGACCGTGACGGTCGAGAGCCACTGGACCTCTTGCAAGAATTGGAAGAAGTCTTGGGTATTGCGAGTTACCCGATGAACTGGCCAATCGGGATGGGGAAAGCCTTCGAGGGGCTCTATGACCTCTATAACCAACGCTTGGAGCTCTATAAAGGGGATGAGCGTTTTGCTAGTTTAGAAGATGGGGACAAGCTTTTTGGCAGCAATCCTTTCTACGAGCAAGTTAAGGATGATATTGAGCTTTTAAATGAAGCTGGGAATGAGTTTTCAGAGGAAGCTATCCTTGCTGGAGAATTGACGCCAGTCTTCTTCGGTTCAGCTTTGACCAACTTTGGTGTGCAGACCTTCCTTGAAACTTTCCTTAAATTTGCTCCAGAACCACATGGACACAAGAAAACAGACGGTGAAATTGTGGATCCTTATGACAAGGATTTCTCAGGATTTGTTTTTAAAATCCAAGCCAATATGGACCCTCGTCACCGTGACCGTATTGCTTTTGTCCGTATCGTATCGGGTGAATTTGAACGTGGTATGAGTGTCAACCTGCCTCGTACTGGTAAGGGTGCCAAACTGTCTAATGTTACCCAGTTTATGGCGGAAAGTCGTGAGAATGTGACCAACGCCGTGGCCGGTGATATTATCGGTGTTTACGATACAGGTACTTATCAGGTTGGGGATACACTGACAGTTGGAAAAAATAAGTTTGAGTTTGAACCGCTGCCAACCTTCACTCCTGAAATTTTCATGAAAGTTTCTGCTAAGAATGTCATGAAGCAAAAATCCTTCCACAAGGGGATCGAGCAATTGGTGCAAGAAGGTGCCATTCAGCTTTATAAGAATTACCAAACAGGTGAGTACATGCTGGGAGCGGTAGGTCAACTTCAGTTTGAAGTCTTTAAGCACCGCATGGAAGGCGAGTACAATGCTGAAGTCGTTATGAGCCCAATGGGTAAAAAGACCGTTCGTTGGATTAAGCCTGAGGACTTGGATGAACGGATGTCCTCAAGCCGCAATATCTTGGCTAAAGACCGTTTTGACCAACCAGTCTTCCTCTTTGAAAATGACTTTGCCCTCCGCTGGTTTGCGGACAAGTATCCAGATGTAGAGTTGGAAGAGAAGATGTGA